One stretch of Rosistilla oblonga DNA includes these proteins:
- a CDS encoding DUF1254 domain-containing protein: MTDLAMQKEFVQDADNTWNHHRTPMPLNEQPAPLMNRDTLYSFAILDGRGDVAVTLPENDGRYMSLHVMNHDHITYKVLYGPGRYVLPASGTSDFFYANVRMQLDAKDPADVKKVNNYQDQLKVEHLNGYQPESFQVTNWNMEDFAKVRTKYVAEAKKDGVTGTMGTVEKPVSLDARNRGVSIATGLLPDNDATYLTTMHEGEMGKSYKATFAVPEMRDPHLGFFSLTIYGDDQYLKTDEGSIINNPQIKLNADGKSFDLWFVPEADFGKRKHDNEVIVPTAPFWTCFRVYMPGDSVLSGEYKLPSLNKQ, translated from the coding sequence ATGACCGATCTTGCGATGCAGAAGGAATTCGTCCAAGACGCTGACAATACATGGAATCATCACCGCACGCCGATGCCGCTTAACGAGCAGCCAGCGCCGCTGATGAATCGCGACACGCTCTACTCTTTTGCCATCCTCGACGGTCGCGGCGACGTGGCTGTAACGCTGCCGGAAAATGATGGACGCTACATGTCGCTGCACGTGATGAACCACGACCACATCACCTACAAAGTGCTCTACGGTCCGGGCCGATACGTGCTCCCAGCCAGCGGCACTTCCGACTTCTTTTACGCCAACGTTCGCATGCAACTCGATGCCAAGGATCCGGCCGACGTGAAAAAGGTCAACAACTACCAGGACCAGCTCAAGGTCGAACACCTCAACGGATACCAACCGGAATCTTTCCAAGTCACCAACTGGAACATGGAGGACTTCGCGAAGGTCCGCACCAAATACGTCGCCGAAGCCAAGAAGGATGGCGTCACCGGCACGATGGGAACCGTCGAGAAGCCGGTCTCACTCGATGCCCGCAACCGCGGTGTCTCCATAGCCACCGGTTTGCTGCCCGACAACGACGCGACCTACTTGACCACGATGCACGAGGGCGAAATGGGCAAGTCATACAAGGCTACCTTCGCGGTTCCTGAAATGAGAGATCCGCATCTCGGCTTCTTCTCGCTGACCATCTATGGTGACGACCAATACCTCAAAACCGACGAGGGCTCGATCATCAATAACCCCCAGATCAAGCTGAATGCCGACGGCAAAAGCTTCGATCTCTGGTTTGTTCCCGAGGCCGATTTTGGCAAGCGCAAGCACGACAACGAAGTCATCGTTCCCACCGCCCCCTTCTGGACCTGTTTCCGGGTTTATATGCCCGGCGACTCCGTCCTCAGCGGCGAATACAAGCTGCCAAGTCTTAACAAACAGTAG
- a CDS encoding DUF1254 domain-containing protein has product MRFTQRIFSLVIAVVATTSVGTAQNSRFSELANLPLNHNRATPETAQTLKDELIFQRASQTYLWAMPLLNTMGMRDGFQESFGTGYNTMAIWEKRLDAKTRITTPNSDLIYGMVFEDLSKTGPLVFEAPPKLQGILLDFWQRPIPVDGGKFFGDLGLPGPDEGKGGKFLLLPPGYDDEVPEGYYVYRSGTNNVFIFLRSFYQSLDNIQPAVDVLKQSVFYPLGKKASAKKMQFRDASGQPHNMLPRTDIEAFKQLKYLVDTESSNLAGPDWLGMLAGLGIAEGKEFSPDEKTTGILGAAATSAYKTSRVIGAEYGIGDADFRVYEDRQWLNPINNLSSRWPDSFVDLSFTDRKLGARNLDARAWFFTDYYSISPGMVSMTPGKGAFYMIGFKDSDGEWLDGENHYTLNLPKDIPAALFWSVTLYEAGSASGLVNGQPFPSLGTLNHPKENQDGSINLYLGPKAPEDKASNWLATVPDQGYFVILRLYAPTKPALDLTWKPGDIQKAKQ; this is encoded by the coding sequence ATGCGTTTCACTCAAAGAATCTTCTCCTTGGTGATTGCCGTTGTCGCAACCACCTCGGTCGGGACTGCGCAGAACAGCCGCTTTTCCGAACTCGCGAACCTGCCGCTGAACCACAACCGCGCCACGCCGGAAACCGCACAAACGCTTAAGGATGAGCTGATTTTTCAACGAGCCAGCCAGACCTATCTGTGGGCCATGCCGCTGCTGAACACCATGGGCATGCGAGACGGCTTCCAGGAGTCTTTTGGCACCGGATACAACACCATGGCGATCTGGGAGAAGCGGCTCGACGCCAAAACCCGCATCACCACGCCAAACTCGGACCTGATCTATGGCATGGTCTTCGAGGACCTTTCGAAAACCGGCCCGTTGGTTTTCGAGGCACCGCCGAAACTGCAGGGCATCCTGCTCGATTTCTGGCAGCGTCCGATCCCGGTCGACGGCGGTAAATTTTTTGGCGACCTTGGCCTGCCCGGTCCCGATGAAGGGAAAGGCGGTAAATTCCTGCTCCTGCCTCCCGGCTACGACGACGAGGTTCCCGAGGGATATTACGTCTACCGTTCGGGCACCAACAACGTCTTCATCTTCCTGCGTTCTTTCTATCAATCGCTGGATAACATCCAGCCCGCTGTCGACGTGCTGAAACAATCCGTCTTCTACCCACTCGGGAAGAAGGCCAGTGCGAAAAAGATGCAGTTCCGCGACGCCTCCGGACAACCGCACAACATGCTGCCCCGCACCGACATCGAGGCCTTTAAACAACTCAAGTACCTGGTCGACACCGAGAGCTCGAATCTCGCTGGCCCCGATTGGCTCGGCATGCTCGCCGGACTCGGCATTGCCGAGGGGAAGGAGTTCAGTCCCGATGAAAAGACCACGGGGATCCTCGGTGCCGCGGCAACCAGCGCCTACAAAACCTCGCGGGTCATCGGCGCCGAGTATGGCATCGGCGACGCCGACTTCCGCGTTTACGAGGACCGACAATGGCTGAATCCGATCAACAACCTCTCCTCGCGTTGGCCGGATTCCTTCGTCGATCTCAGCTTCACCGATCGCAAACTCGGAGCCCGCAACCTCGATGCTCGCGCCTGGTTCTTCACCGATTACTATTCGATCAGCCCGGGCATGGTTTCGATGACTCCCGGCAAGGGAGCCTTCTATATGATTGGCTTCAAGGACTCCGACGGTGAATGGCTCGATGGCGAGAATCACTACACGCTGAATCTGCCCAAAGATATTCCGGCAGCCTTGTTCTGGTCGGTGACACTCTATGAAGCGGGAAGCGCCTCGGGGCTAGTCAATGGTCAGCCGTTCCCATCGCTCGGAACGTTGAACCATCCGAAAGAGAACCAGGACGGTTCGATCAACCTCTACCTCGGACCGAAGGCCCCCGAAGATAAGGCGAGCAACTGGCTCGCCACCGTGCCCGACCAAGGCTACTTCGTCATCCTGCGTCTGTATGCACCCACAAAACCCGCCCTCGATCTGACTTGGAAACCCGGCGACATCCAAAAGGCTAAACAATAG
- a CDS encoding AraC family transcriptional regulator → MLAPLVGFLQRSGARAEPFLSRAGIPVELIEVGGWIGKRQAYDFIFDVVRRTGCPEAVYDAYLDFDISHLGPIATAMAACKTVKESLEVGLRLGGTAYEGNEYFLRTGGDTSWICYREPHVASAGQTFINDMTLTVYSHLIRALVNEDWHPEWLLIRNETNQRHRGVGYFEQCEVASHPNLTALAFPTEFLSRRLPNSLGVESPSQPWQFGPEGSAPTVERLHRLLTSCLPSGELPTLGEVAGRVDVSQATLKRRLAEAGTTYQRLLDRIRFDSACELLLDADVPLGEIARRLGYSGTNNFIRSFRRMTGTTPELYRRKSRGGNAEAE, encoded by the coding sequence ATGCTCGCTCCCTTGGTCGGCTTTTTGCAGCGATCAGGTGCGCGGGCCGAACCGTTCCTGAGCCGTGCTGGTATCCCAGTTGAGCTTATCGAAGTCGGCGGCTGGATCGGCAAGAGGCAGGCTTATGACTTCATTTTCGATGTTGTGAGAAGGACCGGCTGCCCGGAGGCCGTTTACGATGCGTACCTCGACTTCGATATCTCGCATCTCGGACCGATCGCGACAGCGATGGCGGCCTGCAAGACGGTGAAAGAGTCTTTGGAAGTTGGGCTCCGTCTCGGCGGTACCGCGTATGAAGGGAATGAGTACTTTTTAAGAACAGGCGGAGATACCTCCTGGATCTGCTACCGCGAACCGCACGTCGCTTCGGCGGGACAGACGTTCATTAACGACATGACGCTCACTGTCTATTCGCATCTGATTCGCGCGCTGGTCAACGAAGACTGGCATCCCGAATGGCTGCTGATTCGCAACGAAACCAACCAGAGACACCGCGGCGTTGGATACTTCGAACAATGCGAAGTCGCCAGTCATCCCAACCTCACGGCACTCGCTTTTCCCACGGAGTTTTTGAGCCGCCGGTTGCCGAATAGTCTTGGAGTGGAATCGCCCAGTCAGCCTTGGCAATTCGGTCCCGAAGGGAGTGCGCCTACGGTGGAGCGGTTGCATCGCCTTTTAACTTCTTGTCTTCCGAGCGGTGAGTTACCGACATTAGGAGAAGTGGCAGGTAGGGTCGATGTCAGCCAGGCGACCCTGAAACGTCGTCTCGCCGAAGCGGGGACGACCTACCAACGGTTGCTCGACCGTATCCGATTCGATTCGGCATGCGAATTGTTGTTGGACGCCGACGTCCCGTTGGGAGAGATAGCGCGTCGGCTCGGTTATTCTGGCACAAACAACTTCATTCGCAGTTTTCGGCGAATGACAGGTACAACGCCCGAGTTATACAGGCGGAAGAGCCGGGGCGGAAATGCGGAGGCTGAATAG